The following are encoded in a window of Kitasatospora sp. NBC_01250 genomic DNA:
- a CDS encoding chitinase: protein MNKKFWPAVLAASVLPISLALATAPARAATAPAAAPSADAPSAASAFPAHYAAPYLQISGSDAADLTADRKASGGRYYTLAFLTPKSGCTPMWEDGNDSLGAFTAQVNAVKSAGGNVIISFGGEAGGELAQTCTSVSALTAAYANVVKTYGVTRLDFDIEGSVLDDSAANSRRDQALAALQKSDPSVQIDYTVPVDPTGLESNALSLLKDAKSKGAQVNLVNIMTMDFGDGQNALKDAESAANATAGQLAGVYGGSTAQAFGRLGLTPIAGRNDDNENFTQANATTLESFAAAKGVQELSFWEVDGYDKGVGYAYSKIFNKITH from the coding sequence ATGAACAAAAAGTTCTGGCCTGCCGTCCTCGCCGCCTCGGTGCTGCCGATCAGCCTCGCGCTGGCCACCGCGCCCGCCCGGGCAGCCACCGCGCCGGCGGCAGCCCCGTCGGCGGATGCGCCCTCGGCGGCGAGTGCCTTCCCGGCCCACTACGCGGCGCCCTACCTGCAGATCAGCGGCTCGGACGCGGCCGACCTCACCGCCGACCGGAAGGCCAGTGGCGGGCGCTACTACACGCTGGCCTTCCTCACGCCCAAGTCCGGTTGCACACCGATGTGGGAGGACGGCAACGACTCGCTCGGGGCGTTCACCGCGCAGGTCAACGCGGTCAAGTCGGCGGGTGGCAACGTGATCATCTCCTTCGGCGGTGAGGCCGGCGGCGAACTGGCCCAGACCTGCACCTCGGTCTCCGCGCTGACCGCCGCCTACGCCAATGTCGTCAAGACCTACGGAGTCACCAGGCTCGACTTCGACATCGAGGGCAGCGTGCTGGACGACAGCGCGGCCAACTCCCGCCGGGACCAGGCGCTGGCCGCGCTGCAGAAGAGCGACCCGTCGGTGCAGATCGACTACACCGTCCCGGTCGACCCGACCGGCCTGGAGTCGAACGCCCTCAGCCTGCTCAAGGACGCCAAGAGCAAGGGGGCCCAGGTGAACCTCGTCAACATCATGACCATGGACTTCGGTGACGGCCAGAACGCACTGAAGGACGCCGAATCCGCCGCCAACGCCACCGCGGGGCAGCTTGCCGGGGTCTACGGCGGCAGCACGGCCCAGGCCTTCGGACGTCTGGGCCTGACCCCGATAGCCGGGCGCAACGACGACAACGAGAACTTCACCCAGGCCAACGCGACCACTCTGGAGAGCTTCGCCGCGGCGAAGGGCGTCCAGGAGCTGTCCTTCTGGGAGGTCGACGGCTACGACAAGGGCGTGGGGTACGCCTACTCCAAGA
- the acs gene encoding acetate--CoA ligase yields MSNESLANLLKEERRFAPPADLAATANVTAAAYTQASEDRLGFWAEQARRLSWATEPTETLDWSNPPFAKWFADGKLNVAYNCVDRHVEAGNGDRIAIHFEGEPGDSRSITYAQLKDEVSQAANALLELGVAKGDRVAIYLPMIAEAVVAMLACARIGAAHSVVFGGFSADAVASRIQDADAKLVITADGGYRRGKPTALKPAIDEALAKCPQVEHVLVVRRTGQETSFTEGRDVWWHELTQRQSTEHTPEAHDAEQPLFILYTSGTTGKPKGILHTSGGYLTQASYTHHAVFDLKPETDVYWCTADIGWVTGHSYIVYGPLSNGATQVIYEGTPDTPHQGRFWEIIQKYGVTILYTAPTAIRTFMKWGDDIPARFDLSSLRILGSVGEPINPEAWIWYREHIGAGKTPIVDTWWQTETGAMMISPLPGVTETKPGSAQRALPGIAATVVDDEAREVPNGSGGYLVLTEPWPSMLRTIWGDDQRYIDTYWSRFEGRYFAGDGAKKDEDGDIWLLGRVDDVMLVSGHNISTTEVESALVGHPAVAESAVVGATDATTGQAIVAFVILRGTATDSDELIADLRNHVGKTLGPIAKPKQIKVVSELPKTRSGKIMRRLLRDIAEGREVGDTTTLADSSVMNLIQSQLPTGSDHS; encoded by the coding sequence TTGAGCAACGAGAGCCTGGCCAACCTGCTCAAGGAGGAGCGGCGCTTCGCCCCGCCCGCCGATCTCGCCGCGACCGCCAACGTCACCGCGGCCGCGTACACGCAGGCCTCCGAGGACCGCCTGGGCTTCTGGGCCGAGCAGGCCCGCCGCCTCAGCTGGGCCACCGAACCCACCGAGACCCTGGACTGGTCGAACCCGCCGTTCGCCAAGTGGTTCGCCGACGGCAAGCTCAACGTGGCGTACAACTGCGTCGACCGCCACGTCGAAGCCGGCAACGGCGACCGCATCGCCATCCACTTCGAGGGCGAGCCCGGCGACAGCCGCTCCATCACCTACGCCCAGCTCAAGGACGAGGTCTCCCAGGCCGCCAACGCCCTGCTCGAACTCGGCGTCGCCAAGGGCGACCGCGTCGCGATCTACCTCCCCATGATCGCCGAAGCAGTCGTCGCGATGCTCGCCTGCGCCCGGATCGGTGCCGCGCACTCCGTCGTCTTCGGCGGCTTCTCCGCCGACGCCGTCGCCTCCCGCATCCAGGACGCCGACGCCAAGCTCGTCATCACCGCCGACGGCGGCTACCGCCGCGGCAAGCCCACCGCGCTCAAGCCCGCCATCGACGAGGCCCTGGCCAAGTGCCCCCAGGTCGAACACGTCCTGGTCGTGCGCCGCACCGGCCAGGAGACCTCCTTCACCGAGGGCCGCGACGTCTGGTGGCACGAGCTCACCCAGCGTCAGTCCACCGAGCACACTCCCGAGGCGCACGACGCCGAGCAGCCCCTCTTCATCCTCTACACCTCCGGCACCACCGGGAAGCCCAAGGGCATCCTGCACACCTCCGGCGGCTACCTCACCCAGGCCAGCTACACCCACCACGCCGTCTTCGACCTCAAGCCGGAGACCGACGTCTACTGGTGCACCGCCGACATCGGCTGGGTCACCGGGCACTCGTACATCGTCTACGGCCCCCTCTCCAACGGCGCCACCCAGGTGATCTACGAAGGCACCCCCGACACCCCGCACCAGGGCCGCTTCTGGGAGATCATCCAGAAGTACGGCGTCACCATCCTCTACACCGCCCCCACCGCGATCCGCACCTTCATGAAGTGGGGCGACGACATCCCCGCCCGCTTCGACCTCTCCTCGCTGCGGATCCTCGGGTCGGTCGGCGAACCGATCAACCCCGAGGCGTGGATCTGGTACCGCGAGCACATCGGCGCCGGCAAGACCCCGATCGTCGACACCTGGTGGCAGACCGAGACCGGCGCGATGATGATCAGCCCGCTGCCCGGCGTCACCGAGACCAAGCCCGGCTCCGCCCAGCGCGCGCTGCCCGGCATCGCGGCCACCGTCGTCGACGACGAAGCCCGCGAGGTGCCCAACGGCTCCGGCGGCTACCTCGTCCTCACCGAGCCGTGGCCCTCCATGCTGCGCACCATCTGGGGCGACGACCAGCGCTACATCGACACCTACTGGTCCCGCTTCGAGGGCCGCTACTTCGCCGGCGACGGCGCGAAGAAGGACGAGGACGGCGACATCTGGCTGCTCGGCCGGGTGGATGACGTCATGCTCGTCTCCGGCCACAACATCTCCACCACCGAGGTCGAATCCGCCCTCGTCGGCCACCCCGCCGTCGCCGAGTCCGCCGTCGTCGGCGCCACCGACGCCACCACCGGCCAGGCCATCGTCGCCTTCGTCATCCTGCGCGGCACCGCCACCGACAGCGACGAGCTCATCGCCGACCTGCGCAACCACGTCGGCAAGACCCTCGGCCCGATCGCCAAGCCCAAGCAGATCAAGGTCGTCAGCGAACTCCCCAAGACCCGCTCCGGCAAGATCATGCGCCGCCTGCTGCGCGACATCGCCGAGGGCCGCGAAGTCGGCGACACCACCACCCTCGCCGACTCCTCCGTGATGAACCTCATCCAGTCCCAGCTGCCGACCGGCTCCGACCACAGCTGA
- a CDS encoding serine hydrolase domain-containing protein — protein MPPRPVAPPVRSVPPPPTGRPAVPYAGPHAAALAGPLAVPVRRATANRYGGPAPLGIRLAGARTPAGSELAGDEALRLERQLRPLFQGLPPHSGVAVAVIQGDQRTVACRGYTDPAAKRPVRADSRFEIGSITKTFTALLLADMVARGEVRYDDPIDRYLPTGSAPGYPMERPITLLHLATHTSGLPRLPVGLLPSATPHWFTRPCATFGVAHLLHSLARTPVRGTPGTQVRYSSLGCGLLGLLLENAAGARYEDLLASRICGPLGLLDTSCAPGGEVGSGYRRGRRVPSFRIPALPGAAGLRSSADDMLRYIHALLMLDSGPQAAASGGVPLIGPLVSTEIGPFAGPVAAPVGRPDEVGPAVGGLAVGGPAVGPPRPAEPPRPRADFALRCALGEVRRPRAARRLAGTRVCLGWKQRLLEPATGAGDPGPARGRRGRGGEELVFHEGVTRGFVAFAGFNPQAGTGLVALVSSPPPRRRRFLQTAYETLHGLSVEQQRR, from the coding sequence GGCGACCGCGAACCGCTACGGCGGCCCTGCGCCGCTGGGCATCCGCCTCGCCGGGGCCCGCACACCGGCCGGATCGGAACTCGCCGGCGACGAGGCCCTGCGGCTCGAACGCCAGCTGCGTCCGCTCTTCCAGGGCCTGCCGCCGCACAGCGGGGTCGCCGTCGCGGTGATCCAGGGCGACCAGCGCACCGTGGCCTGTCGTGGTTACACCGACCCGGCCGCCAAGCGCCCGGTGCGGGCCGACAGCAGGTTCGAGATCGGCTCGATCACCAAGACCTTCACCGCGCTGCTGCTCGCCGACATGGTGGCACGAGGCGAGGTCCGGTACGACGATCCGATAGACCGGTACCTGCCGACCGGGTCCGCCCCCGGATATCCCATGGAGCGGCCGATCACCCTGCTCCACCTGGCCACCCACACCTCGGGGCTGCCGCGGCTGCCCGTCGGGCTGCTGCCGAGTGCCACACCGCACTGGTTCACCCGTCCGTGCGCGACCTTCGGCGTCGCCCACCTGCTGCACTCGCTGGCCCGCACGCCGGTACGCGGGACGCCCGGGACCCAGGTGCGCTACTCCAGCCTCGGCTGCGGTCTGCTCGGGCTGCTGCTGGAGAACGCCGCCGGCGCCCGGTACGAGGATCTGCTGGCGAGCCGGATCTGCGGCCCGCTCGGCCTGCTGGACACCTCCTGCGCACCGGGCGGCGAGGTCGGCAGCGGCTACCGCCGGGGGCGGCGGGTCCCGTCCTTCCGGATCCCGGCGTTGCCCGGTGCCGCGGGGCTGCGCTCCAGCGCGGACGACATGCTCCGCTACATCCACGCGCTGCTGATGCTCGACAGTGGTCCGCAGGCCGCCGCGAGCGGCGGCGTGCCGCTGATCGGTCCGCTGGTCAGTACGGAGATCGGGCCGTTTGCCGGGCCGGTTGCCGCCCCGGTGGGACGGCCGGACGAGGTCGGCCCGGCGGTCGGCGGCCTGGCGGTCGGTGGTCCGGCGGTCGGGCCGCCGAGGCCTGCGGAGCCGCCGAGGCCGCGGGCGGACTTCGCGCTGCGGTGCGCGCTGGGTGAGGTGCGCCGGCCCCGGGCGGCCCGGCGGCTGGCCGGCACCCGGGTCTGCCTGGGCTGGAAGCAGCGCCTGCTCGAACCGGCCACCGGTGCGGGCGACCCGGGTCCGGCCCGGGGCAGGCGGGGGCGCGGCGGCGAGGAGCTGGTCTTCCACGAGGGCGTCACGCGCGGCTTCGTGGCCTTCGCCGGCTTCAACCCGCAGGCCGGCACCGGCCTGGTCGCCCTGGTCAGTTCGCCTCCACCGCGTCGGCGCAGGTTCCTGCAGACCGCCTACGAGACGCTGCACGGCCTGTCCGTGGAGCAGCAGCGCCGCTGA